TAAAACCAAAACCAGTCTCAATCCAGTCCATCGGATAGGATGACCAGGCAAATATAGCATTGAAAATTACAAAAAGGATAAGCAAGAAAATGGCAAATCCCCATACTTTATGGGTTAAAATAGCATCTAATTTATCGCTGAAAGAAAATTTCTTTTCGGTTCCTTTGTCAATAACTACATCAGATAAAATCGTACTGAGATGTTTATATCTCGCAATAGTTTCTGCAGCCTGAATTTTAGAAGATTCGAAATGGTGAGATTGTTCTATATGCTCAATTTCTTCCTGCTCTTTTTCGGTAAAGAAAGTTAAATGTTCATGCTGATGCAGCACCTGGAGTGCATAATAATCGTTGTCGGAATTGAGTTTCGATTTTATAGCATTAATTGCTTCCGGAGCCAGGAAATTCACGTCTACATCCTGATATTGTGTGGCAATTTTATTGGTATTGGCAATGGCTTGTTTCAGTTTATCAATTCCGATATTATTCCTTGCCGAAATGGAAACCACCTGAATACCCAACTTTTCTGCCAGTTTATCCAGATTAATCTCAATCCCCTGCTTGGCAGAAAGGTCGATCATATTAAGGGCCAAAATAATCGGGATACCTAAATCTGCCACCTGCGAATACAAAAGCATATTACGCTTTAAATTCGAAGCATCGGCAATGAGTACAATAACATCAGGATGGCTATCGTTTTCTTTATCGGCAAGCACTTGAAAAACGATGCTTTCATCAGCACTTTTCGGATATAAGCTATACGTTCCCGGTAAATCGATGATCTCGGCTTCTTTACCGCTGGCAAGTTTTGTAAAACCTGTTTTCTTATCGACAGTAATGCCTGGAAAATTTCCGATTTTTTGATTTAACCCTGTTAAACGATTAAATAAAGTAGATTTACCTGTATTGGGATTACCAACTAATGCAACTTTAATATCCAAACCCAGCTCTTTTATTGAATAATGATAACATCAGCTTCACTTTTACGCAAACAAAGCTGATAGCCAGCAACACGGATAGCCATAGGGTCGCCCAGAGGCGCAAAACGCTCTACCTCTATCTCCTCACCCGGCAAGCAGCCCATCTCCATTAACTTTACAGACATATCTAAATCTGTAAAAGCTACAATTGTTCCCTTTTCTCCAACTTTTAGGTGCGACAGTTTCATTTGCTAAATTTGGCGCAAGTTAACCTTTCTTTAGATTTATTCCAAATAAGATAATATGGTATGGGATATAAATTACATAGCTTTACCCTAAAATGATCTAGTTTCGTTGCCTGCCCCCGCCAAAGCCGCTACCAGCGTTACCGCCACGTCCCCTGCCACCTTCTTCGCCTCCTCTGATGCGGTTTTTACCACCCATACGATTTAACGAATAGGTAAATGAAAACATAAAATAACGCCGCAATACATTGTAGCTTTCGTCACGGATAGTATTGTTGTTGGCCGTACGGCTTACGCCCTGGTTTTCGTTCAGCAAATCGTTTACTGCGGCTTTAAAAGTGCCCCGGTTTTTAAAAAACTGTTTGCTAAGGTACGAGTTCACCAGAGTAAAGTGGGTATCGAAATTCTCTCCTCTGCCTGTATTCTGGTTATAATCGGCATCAACCGACCAGCGGATATCGCCAGGAAACATATAACTGATGCTGATATTGGGACTAAAAGTGTAATAACGCGTGTTGGAATTGGGCTGAACGGAATAGGTAGCCCTATTAATTGAACCATTAACGCCGGCTGTTAAATCGAGTTTATCTAAATTGGAAACCAGACGGTAACCATTGCTAATCGACCAGCTGTTGGTGATATTTTTTAAGGTATTGGTAAAGTTTACATCGCGATCGTAGTTGCCGCCTATATTGATGTGGAAATTAAGCTTATTTTCTGCCATAATGGGCAAACTCAATGAAGAGGATAATGAACCTGAGTAAACACCATTTACGTTTACAGGCAGTACTGCAAATTTACCCTGGTTAACACCTTTTTCTATTAAACTGCTGCTATTGGCAATTTTATTGGAAGTTTGGGTTAGGTTTACATTCACAAATAACGATCTGTTTTTTCCGACTGTAAAAGTGTTGTAGGCAATGCGTAGGGTATTATTAAACTCGGGCTTTAAATCGGGGTTCCCCAGCGGGATGCTTTGTGTGTTGGTATTGTTAGGAATAGGCTGCAACTGTTGTATGGTAGGCTGATTGGTGCTGCCACGGTAATTGAAGACCAAGCGCTTGTTATTACTAAAATTGTACCTGAACATGGCAGAAGGTGTATAGTTAAATACGTTTTGTTTTAATATAAATCCACGGGTAATGTTATTATTTTTACGATCGGTATTTTGAACGGCCATCCCCACATTCCAGTTGTATTTTTTAGCCATTTTATTAAAACTGAAACCAGCTGTATTGGTTAAAATGGTGTTTTCGTAAACGTTACTTAATGAATCATTCAGCAAATCGTAGTTTAGTGTAACCGGATTAAAGTCGTAAGTAAAACGATCAGAAGTATTATGGTTATAGCCATTCTGGTAGTTAAACTCCAGGCTCAGGGTTTTATCTAAAGGTTCAGTATAAACCAGTCGGGTATTCTGACTGATAGATTCGCTTTCCTGATCATTGAGCTGGTTAATAATCTTTTCTGTTTTAACATTATCTTTTTCACGCGTTTCGGGATTGTAATTATAATTATCGGCGTCGTTATTGTTAATGTTGGTATTAAAATTCAGCGACAATGTTCTTCCACGGCGCATAAACTTTTTGCGCAACAAAATATTATTACTGATAGATGGGGCAGTATTATGATTGGTTAATCGCTGGGAGCCGCTTGTATTATAGGTGCCAAAATCGCGGGTGTAAATACTGTTGTTTACGCTTTCGTTGTTGGTATAACTTAAATTCGGCTGGATGCGCAATGAGGTAAGCGAATCTAGCTTGGTATCGACCATAAAGTTTAAACGGTGGTTTAGGCGATCGGAAGTATTGGTCTGGTTATTATTGAAAACCGTAGTCACATTGCCCAAAAGGTTTTGGGTAACGCTGTTTCTTAAAATCAGGTTATCAGATTTATTAACGAAATAGCTGAAATTAATTTCGGTTTGATCGGCATACATATCAGAGAAGTTAAATCCACCAGCTTTAGTATCGGTAATCCCGCCCCGGCCACCATTACTGCCGCCATTTCCTCCTCCCAGGCCGCCGCCAAAATTTTGTTTGTTTACATTATTGAATTGGGCAATTACACTCAATCGCTTGTCCTGATTAAAATGGTTAATGTTCGCATTTACATCGTAACGGTCGTTAGAACCATAACCGCCCGTGCTATTTCCGAAGTAGCCGTTTTTCTTTTCTTTTCTGGTGGTGATATTAATGATCTTGGTTCTTGAGCCATCGTCAATTCCGGTAAACTGTGCCTGGTCTGATAGTTCATCGATAATCTGAATTTTATCGATCATATCGGCCGGAAGGTTTTTAGTGGCCAATAAAGGATCATTTCCAAAAAACTCTTTTCCATCTACCTTAACTTTGGTAATGGTTTCGCCCTGGGCTTTTACTGTTCCGGCTTTATCTACCTCTACTCCTGGCAATTTCTTTAACAAATCTTCCACTACAGCATTCTCTACCACCTTAAACGAGCTTGCATTAAACTCAAGGGTATCTTTTTTTACCACAATTGGCGGAATTTCTGCTTTGATATCAACCGTCTGAAGATCGATTGCACCGCCTTCTAAAACAATATCTGCTAAGGTTATATCTGCTTTATCCACAGTAATAGTAAAATCTTTTGTGGCGTTCTTTAAACCTAAAAACGCTGCATATAACCTGTAGGTACCAGGCTTTAGATTTTTAAAAACGAACTTCCCATCTTCTGTAGTGCTTACCGCACCTACCATGCTCGAATCTGTGAGGTTTTTAACAGCCAAAGAAGCATAGTCAATTGGCTTTTTATCTTTTGATTGAATAACCCGTCCGCTAACTGAACCTGTTTTCTGGGCGTAAACATAAAAAGATGATAAAATTAGAAGGAGCGTAAAAATTCGTTTCATTCGGTTAGTTTGGTTTATAGCATAGAGACTGCAGGCTTTTATAAAGGTTTATTTTACTTAGGTAACATTTGAAATACATAAATGTCAACAATACATTTAATCATAAAACAGGGTGGATATAAAACAAAAAAAGTCCCGGTTAAAACCGAGACTTTCTTTATTTTAATCTAAACGTTTTACATTCTTATACGGCGACCGCCATCACCTCCCTGACCAGGCATTTGCATATCTCCACTCATATTTCTTCCTCCAATGCGAGTTAGAGAATAAGTGAAAGAGAACATGTAATAACGTTTTAACACATTATAGTTTAAATCTGTAATTGAAGTACCTGATGTCGTTCTCGAAATACCTGTATTTTGATTCAATGCATCATTTACAGAAAATTTAAAGGTAGCCCGGTTTTTAAAAAACTGACGGCTGATATAAGGGTTAATAATGGTATATTCCTGGTTATACAAATCGCCACCACCAAAATTTCTGAAATAATCGATATCCATAGCCAGCCTGATGTTTGCCGGAAATACGTAGCTCACATTAAAGCTCGGGTTAATGGTGTAATACTGGGTATTTGCCGATTGCTGTGCCGAAAACGTAGAGTTAGTATAACTACCGGTTATACCACCGGTTAAATCAAATTTATCAACGTTGGTAACCAGTTTATAACCATTAGATATGGTATAACTATTGGTCACATTTTTCACCAGTTGAGTGCTCGCGTTAGGCGCAATAAAGTTTACGTTTCTGCTATACGAACCATTACCCGAAATATTTAAGGTAAGCTTCCGCTCAGCCATTAAAGGTAAAGACCAGGTAGCATTGGCATTACCAGCATAAACGCCATTAACATTAATGTAACTAACCTGCTGAAGGCCGCCACCTATTGGAACAACCGTATTTCCAATACTGTTAAATGTCTGCGTAAGGTTTAATCCAGCAAAGAAGAAACGACCACTTTCGATATTGAAATTATTGAAGTTAATCCTCAACTGGTTATTAAATGAAGGTTTCAAGTCCGGGTTACCTACGTAACGGGTTTGCGAATTTGTATTATCTGGGATAGGCTGAATCTGATCGATGCTTGGCTGCGTAGTTGAACCGCGGTAATTGATAAATAATCGTTTACGGTTACTGAAATTATATCTGAACTGCGCAGATGGCGTAATGTTAATGAAGTTCTGTGTACGTTTTAAACCTGTAGTTAAATTGGTATTCACCCTATTGGTCTGCTGTGCGGCTACACCAATGTTCCAGTTGTATTTTTTCTCTGTTGTAGTAAAACTAAAACCAGCCGCATTGGTTAAAGTACGGTTATTATAAATATTCGAAAAGGTATTATCTACTAAATCGAATTGCAACGTAAGGGGATTATAGTTAAACACGTCTCTCTGCGAATCGCTGTTTGAGTAACCGTTCTGATAATTAAACTCTACGCTTAAGGTTTTATTTAAAGGCTCAGTATATACCACTCTTGTGGTATTGCTTATCGCATGGCTATTGGTGTTGTTTAACTGATTGGTTAGCGAATCTCTTTTTACTCCGTTTTCTGTAATATGATCTAAACGGTAATTTTGATTGGTCCCGTCGTTATCATTTATGCTGGTGTTTACATTTAATGATAGTGTGCGGCCCCTACGCTTAAAACTTTTACGCACCAATAAATTATTGCTAATGGTAGGTGTAGCAGCAGTCGTGGTGTTGCGTTGTTCACCTATAGTGGAGCCGTCACTAAGTATTCTGGTATAACTATTAAAGTTATTTCCATCTGTTTCGGTATAGGCCAGGTTTGGCTGTATTTTAATAGATAATGAAGGATTGATCTTCGTATCCACCATAAAGTTGAAACGGTGGTTGGTACGGTCGGTTGTATTGTTTAAATTCTGCGTAACATCAGTCGTACTACCCCCAAAAAGATTTTGGATATGTGAGTCCTGAATGATATCAGCAGTCGATTTATTGAAGAAATAACTGGCCTGAAACTGTGTGCCATCTTTGTAAGTATCGGCAAAGTTTAAACCCGCAGCATTGGTTGTAGTGATACCACCTCCGCCACCGCCGGAGTTACCTCCACCGCCGCCGCCAAAACCGCCACGGCCGCCACCACCACCACCAAATCCGTTTCCTACGCCACCACCCTGGCCAAAGTTTTGTTTATTTACGTTATTAAACTGACCGATGAAGCTGATCTGACGGTCATCATCAAACTTGTTTACATTTAAACTGGCATCGTAACGGTCGTTAGAACCATAGCCTACAGTACTGTTACCGAAATAACCGTGTTTCATGCCGTTTTTAGTGGTAATGTTCAGGATTTTATTTCTGGTTCCATCATCAATACCGGTAAATTGTGCCTGTTCAGAAAGCTCATCAATTACCTGTATTTTATCAACCATATCTGCTGGTAAGTTTTTGGTTGCCAGTAAAGGATCGTTACCAAAAAACTCTTTTCCATCTACCTTTACTTTGGTAACGGTTTCACCCTGTGCTTTGATACTCCCATCTTTAGCGACCTCAATTCCAGGCACTTTCTGCAACAAGTCTTCAACTACTGCATTTTCGCGTACTTTTATCGATTTGGCATCAAACTCTACTGTATCCTTTTTCACCACAATCGGAATTGTAGCGGTAACATTTACGGTTTTTAAATCAACGCCGTCGTCGCTCATGGCAATTTCGCCGGCATTTACTGCTGCTTTAGCCACTTCTATATCTTTAGTAGCTGTTTTTAAACCTAAAAAGGCAGAATAAATCCTATACTTACCCGGAGCTATGGCCTTAAAGCTAAAACTTCCATCAGGATTGGTTTGACCGGATGCCACAACACTCGAATCTTTTAAACTCTTAACTGCTATTGTAGCAAAATCAACCGGCTTTTTATCTTTCGCGTTAATTACTTTTCCACTTATCGAACCAGTATTTTGAGCCTGAGCAATATATCCACAAAATAGGAGCACAATGAATATTGCGCTCTGAACGTTTCTTTTCATCAAAAAAAATTAGATATTAAATGTAAAACTAAGCTATCAGACTGTAGAAAAGTCGAAAGGTTTGTTAAGGTGTGTTAAAAGCTTGGTAACATTTTAAATACAGCCAAAAGAAGGTAGTCAGATCGAAAAGGAAGATCGATCAGTAAAAGGGGGATTATTTTTGTGGTGAGGGATAACTTTTGTAATATACTTTTGGGCAGTTACAGTTCTTTTTAAAGATACTGCATCCACTTAAACATATGGCCACAATTACACAAATGATGCTAACTTTTGTTTTCATTGATTTTATTTTATTTCAATTGCAATGAAGCCATTTAGAATACACTAACTGTTTTTGGTAAGTGTGGTATTCGCCATAGTTTCATTGAAGTTTAATTTATGGAGCAACACATAACTAAAAACAGCCATTGATGCACCTAACATATCGCAACCAAAATCCCACCATTCTGCAGATCGGTAGGTAAAAACTTTCCATTGCAACAATTCAATTCCGCCACCAATGATCGCATTGATGAGCAATATTTTAAAAATGGTTAATGTTCTGAAAGCAAAAGTATGCTGGTATCTGATTTTACCGTAGAAGAGCAGCACCGATAAAACAAAGAAAAAACCCATATGGGTCATTTTATCAAAGCCTTTAAAGAAAAAACCGCTGTTACCAACAGAATCGGAAATTTTCATATTACAAAGCACTAAAACCACAACGGTCCATAATACGGCCCATTTTTGATGTTTTAGTGCTTTGTACAAAATATAATAATTAAGCGCCTACCAATTCCTGGTAAGCTTCTGCAGTTAATAAACCTTCTACTTCAGCTAAATCAGCTAAAGAAACTTTTACCATCCAGCCTTTTCCGTAAGGATCAGCGTTAACCAATTCCGGGTTATCGTTTAATTCAGCATTCACTTCCAATACCGTTCCGGTAACTGGCATGTATAAATCAGACACGGTTTTAACAGCTTCAACAGTACCAAAAACTTCTTCTTTAGCTACCTCACTACCTACAGTATTGATATCAACATAAACGATATCGCCCAATTCGCGCTGCGCGAAATCAGTTACGCCAATATAAGCTTCGTTACCTTCAACTCTAACCCACTCGTGGTCTTTAGTGTATTTTAATTCTGATGGAAAATTCATGGTTTGTATTTATTGAATATAAGTTATATTAATTTTCTTGTTTTATTAAAGCTTGTATAGATTAAACGTTTGCTAGCGTTTACCCGCCAAAAATACAATTTAGTTTAACATATCGCAATGCCTGGCAAATTAACTTATTAGAAATGCGCTAATTTAATCAGTTGATGCTTCCGCCCAGAAATATGAAATCATTATACTCAACAAACAGATTCAGAAAAAATATTTATATTCACTTCACAATTAACGCTCAAATGAAATCTGCACTATTTTATACTTTAAAAGTGTGCCTGGCGACCTTGCTCACATCTGCACCTGTAACCATGGCCATTGGATTTGCTTACATCGGATTGATTACGCTCATCAAACCACTGAATTACATTTTTAACTTTCACCTCCTCTTCAGTCATATATTTTTATTTGTCGCTATACTTGCAGCACTGATCATGTTAAATAGATATCTGATCGCAAAAGTGGGTTATAAAAGATTTATAAATGACAGGCCGGTAGCACATTCAATTGTTATCTTTCTGCTCTATCTGGTTATCAGTGGCTCCGTGCGTTTCATCAGTTTTGATTATCTCCTATTCAGTTATGCTCCTATGTTCTTAACTGCATATGTATTTAGCAGAATATTCTCTGAAACAGCTAAGAAGGAATTTTGGAATCTGCTGAATGAACGGCATGATGATGGCTTAAAACCTTTAAGTGATCAATAGTTTTTCAATGTCGATGACTGATCTGATCAGTTTTTTCAATCTTATCAAACCCAAAAAAGAGGCCGTATTATATCTATAGAATTGTTATCCTACCTTGTCGAAAGACCCACCATACCTTCGTCTAAACCGCTTGGATACTTTGTCAAGCTCCCTACAGGCTGAGCTCAACGCGGCAAAATTTAGAGAAGCCTTTTATGATAGTCTCTTTTCTATGTAACGGAAATCGATTAATTCAGCGTAAACCTTAAGCTGAACCCAAAATTACTGAAAGAAGTATTAAAGGTTTGCGAAGTATATGGCTTAGTAATATTCGAATCGTAAAACAATTTGATGTTAAATTTCTGATTCAACACATAATCTACACTTGGCCTTAAGGTAATATTCTTCGCTCCGGAAGATACTTCTGCCTCTGTCACATCAGCCCGGTAAATAACAGTTTTATTATCACGGATCGCTACATCTAACTTGAAATCCATGTTGTTATCCATTTTCAAGCTTTTAAACCACCCGAATGGGAAACGGAACTTATTGGTACGGTAACCCAATCCTAAAACCATATTGTTTTCTGATAGCTGTGCCAACTGACTGTTAGATAAACTTAATCCCAATAAACGCGACCGGTTTAATTCGAATGAAGCAGTCAGGTTATTTTTAAACCTGGTATCAACACCAACCAATGGAGAAAAATATTCTGAAATGGTTACCTGAGCAAATTGGTATTCTGGTAAAAAGTTATTATTTACATCTCTACTGCTCACCGCACCATTTGTTTCCTGGTAACGCAGTAATGAGTTAAAGCCATTAATATTATAGGCTGAACGATAGCCATGACGGATATCTACAGATGAAAACTTATCGGCGATAAAAGGAATGCGTGTTAACCCGCTATAGGTTAAACTCCAGTTTGGAAGCGGAATTTTAGGGAAGGCATTCATTTTTGTTTTCCCTGCATCTTTGCCCGAATAGGCAGCCATAAAGGCCGATATAATTACATCCTGACTTTCTTTACTGTAACCATCAGCATAACCGCCATTTACCCCCGCTGAATTTGGATTCTGAGCGCCCAATCTTCTCGATACAATGGTCCTATTGGCCATAAACTGGTTAAACAGGCCCGAAATTACAGTTGAGTTATTTTCTTTGAAAGCTGTACCTAAGGCAATATATGATACGCTATAATCGCCCGTAGTAATGGCGCTTAAATTTTCAAAGGATGATACACTGGCCACGTATCTAAAATTGGTAGAAAAGTTTCTTGTTTGCGCCTTATTGGCTTTTAACGTAATCCGTAAATCTTTAAATGGCTCTATCTGCCCGGTAAGCTGAAAATCTTCCCTGAGTGTGTTTACATACAGCTGATTCTGTAAGGTATCGGTAGTTAGCCATCCATTGTTTAATGCCATTTCACGAATATCACGCTGACTTCCAAAAACAAAACCTAAACCCGGTGCCCCAGTTGCATTATCGATACCAAAATACTTGGTAGTTGGCAGATAACCTGGCAAGAAAATACCTTTGGTTTGTACATAGCTGGCATTAACATTTTTTACACTCGTTAATAAATTAATAAAAAATTTCTTAGCGCCGCTTCCTTCCTGGTCATTGCTTGCATTTCTGATAAAACCGAACTTATTGTATAAAGTAGTTAGGTTTAAGGTTGGATTTACCTGCACCGTTCTGCTATTCTGTATCGTATTACCCAAATTAATATTCGGATCGCGTAAGGTAGAAAGCGGCTCGGTTTGCCAGTTAAAATTGGTACCGTAGCGGGTTTTTACGGTAATCCAGTTTAGTCCGGGTATTTTATCAATGGGCAGGTTATAGGTAACGTTTAAATTATGGTTATAATCGGTTGTACGTCCTAAGCGTTTTAAGTTTTGCCAAACGGTATCACGTTTTAAACCATCAATTCTTCCATCCGGCTCATCAATGATCGAATAATTTGTGGCATTAAAATCTAGCTGTAGCGAACGGGTAAGGTTCCAGGCAATACCATAAATCCGGCTCATGGTAAAGTTTTTGTTAAAGGTGGTACCGTAGCCACTCGGGTAAACACCAATGGTATTATTCGGATCGTTATTCCGCAACGTATTTTCTGAATATAAACGGTCTACATCAATCCTGAAATTAATGGCACTTGGAAAAATACTGAAGTTAAAATCTTTCAATAAAGCCAGCATGTTAGATTTTATAATTTTTTCAAAAGGTGCTATCGTTTTGGCTTCTTTAGAATAACTGTACTGTAGCGAAGCCCTATAGGTATTCTGAATACTGTTCTGATTAATAAAATCGCGATGATTATATTGGGTATAAGCATAACTTGCTGCAAAATTCTCTATATCCCAAAGATGAACAGGTTTACTGTTATTGGTCCGTTCTTTTCTAACATTGGTAAAGTTTATGCCTCTTCTAACGGTATAATCCTGTGCAAAATTTAAAATCGAATCTTTTTGTTGTTTTGTCGATTGCTCTAAAGCATTTTTGAGTTCAATATCTGGCGTTCTAGGATTGTACTGTGGGGTAGAAACCTGTTTAGAGTAACTCACAAACATCGGAATTTTCACTCCCGATTTTTGCGGCAGAAACTTGCCTAATTCCATGGCAGAAGAAACATCAAGCAACACATTGTCTGCACGGTTCCGCTCGCTCACTTTCGAATCGATAGATCCGAAACCGATGGTAGATTTACTTCCAGAAATATTTACATCTGCAAAATCGGCCAATTTTAAGTTCAATCTTCCGGTAGCTGCCCAACCGCCTTTTTCGTCAAATTCAGTTAATCTTAATTCGTTAAACCAAACCACTGCATTTTTATCAAGGCCATCATCTTTGCGATCATCATTAGCAGCACGGAGCGGATTTTTAACACCCACCATATATACTCTAACCTTGCTCATATCAGGTTGCCCTTTAACTACAATGGTTCTGGTTCCATCGGTATAGGTAAATGGAACATTTGTAGGCCATGGTTGGCCGTTGGCTTGTTTAGCTACGTTACGGGCCAGTTTGGCATTTTGAAAAAGTGTTAAATCGATATCCATTCTATTGGCTTCTGGCCAAATGGCATCAGGATCGCTTGTACCCGGATTGGTAACCTTTAATGGGATTACATATTCATAATAATTATCCTGGTTATCCGTCCCAATCCGCAAGAATGCCGAAACATCATTATCATTTAAAATTTGATTATTAACAGCCTCGGCATGAATAAACATTTCTAAATGTTTATAAGATCTGAAATCGCTGTAGGCTGTTTTAAATGCCCCTCTCCCGTAGCCATCTCTTAACGATTTTACGATAACCGATAGCGATTGCTCATTTAAACGCGTATCGCCACGATAGTTGCTATAGTCGCGCTCGCGAAGAATACCAGGAGGGGTAACGTACGGAATTGGTAAACGTTTTCCATTTTCTTCAATGTTTACCGTCGAAACTTCAATGGTAGAATTATCAGGAGTAAGTGCAGGCAACGATGGATCGACGATTACTTGTGCAGCTTGGTTCGAGGCATTATATTCTCTCCATTCCCCACGGATCAATTGTAACTTCGCGAAGCGCATTACGGCCGTATCAGCGAAATTGGTCATAAACATCCTGAAAAAACGGATCGATTTAAAATCCTGGATCCCGCCTACTTTCTCCTGGTACTGACCAATTGGGATTCTGAATTGATACCATGAAACAGCCTGGGTATTTCCGTTGGCCAATTTTACCTGCGAGGTAACCTTATCGGTAATAAAATTCTGACCAACATTTAAATCGCCCGGGCGCATCGAAACTTTATACTGAAAATACTCATCACTTTGCGTCATGTTATTATCGCGGTTGATGTCTTCCCCATCCGGCAGAGAAGTGGAAGCGGAGTTTTCAAGTCCTAATTCTTCTTGCGACTGCTGTGAGGTTTTAGAGTTCCCTTCAGTTCCGTTATATTTTTCGTAGCGTTTAAGAATACCTGCATTGATCTGATCTAGCGCCGGTCCCCTGAAATAAGTATAATTATCTGATGATGGGTCGGCATCAATTGCGGCAGAAGCAGTGGCATTTAATTGCGATTTAATCTGCGTAATTGCCGCGGCAAATTTTACTTTTTCGTCTGCATCCGATAGTCCGTCCAAACCCACATCCTGCACCCTACGCGAATTGGCATTGTTATCGAAAGCCTGTATAACAGGTTGCAATTTAGGTACACGCCCCCATACGGTTTCATCGTATTTGCCTGGGTCGTTTGTAACTGGCAAACCATTTTCTAACGATTTTCTACCATCTTTAAGAATATCTTCCGAAATATTCCCCAAGTTGAAATAAATATCTCCACCTGCCGAGTTTGGTTTATAAATAAATGGGTCCATTAGCCAAAACTCGATAAAGCCCACATTTAAAGCTTCAAAATCGTTGGTTTCGATTTTTCGCTGAAAACCTCCCCAATTATTTTTAGGCTGCAATAAAGATCCATCTGGCTTAAAGTTGGTTGTACGGAAATTATAAGGTCCCCTAACAGTTGGGTAATAGGCCACATCAAAAGTGGTAATGTTCAAAGCCTGTCCGGTAGCCGTTTCTTTAAACGGAAAAACCTCCTGCTCAATTACCTCTCTT
The nucleotide sequence above comes from Pedobacter riviphilus. Encoded proteins:
- a CDS encoding TonB-dependent receptor, translating into MKRIFTLLLILSSFYVYAQKTGSVSGRVIQSKDKKPIDYASLAVKNLTDSSMVGAVSTTEDGKFVFKNLKPGTYRLYAAFLGLKNATKDFTITVDKADITLADIVLEGGAIDLQTVDIKAEIPPIVVKKDTLEFNASSFKVVENAVVEDLLKKLPGVEVDKAGTVKAQGETITKVKVDGKEFFGNDPLLATKNLPADMIDKIQIIDELSDQAQFTGIDDGSRTKIINITTRKEKKNGYFGNSTGGYGSNDRYDVNANINHFNQDKRLSVIAQFNNVNKQNFGGGLGGGNGGSNGGRGGITDTKAGGFNFSDMYADQTEINFSYFVNKSDNLILRNSVTQNLLGNVTTVFNNNQTNTSDRLNHRLNFMVDTKLDSLTSLRIQPNLSYTNNESVNNSIYTRDFGTYNTSGSQRLTNHNTAPSISNNILLRKKFMRRGRTLSLNFNTNINNNDADNYNYNPETREKDNVKTEKIINQLNDQESESISQNTRLVYTEPLDKTLSLEFNYQNGYNHNTSDRFTYDFNPVTLNYDLLNDSLSNVYENTILTNTAGFSFNKMAKKYNWNVGMAVQNTDRKNNNITRGFILKQNVFNYTPSAMFRYNFSNNKRLVFNYRGSTNQPTIQQLQPIPNNTNTQSIPLGNPDLKPEFNNTLRIAYNTFTVGKNRSLFVNVNLTQTSNKIANSSSLIEKGVNQGKFAVLPVNVNGVYSGSLSSSLSLPIMAENKLNFHINIGGNYDRDVNFTNTLKNITNSWSISNGYRLVSNLDKLDLTAGVNGSINRATYSVQPNSNTRYYTFSPNISISYMFPGDIRWSVDADYNQNTGRGENFDTHFTLVNSYLSKQFFKNRGTFKAAVNDLLNENQGVSRTANNNTIRDESYNVLRRYFMFSFTYSLNRMGGKNRIRGGEEGGRGRGGNAGSGFGGGRQRN
- a CDS encoding VanZ family protein, whose product is MYKALKHQKWAVLWTVVVLVLCNMKISDSVGNSGFFFKGFDKMTHMGFFFVLSVLLFYGKIRYQHTFAFRTLTIFKILLINAIIGGGIELLQWKVFTYRSAEWWDFGCDMLGASMAVFSYVLLHKLNFNETMANTTLTKNS
- the gcvH gene encoding glycine cleavage system protein GcvH, giving the protein MNFPSELKYTKDHEWVRVEGNEAYIGVTDFAQRELGDIVYVDINTVGSEVAKEEVFGTVEAVKTVSDLYMPVTGTVLEVNAELNDNPELVNADPYGKGWMVKVSLADLAEVEGLLTAEAYQELVGA
- a CDS encoding outer membrane beta-barrel protein, translating into MKRNVQSAIFIVLLFCGYIAQAQNTGSISGKVINAKDKKPVDFATIAVKSLKDSSVVASGQTNPDGSFSFKAIAPGKYRIYSAFLGLKTATKDIEVAKAAVNAGEIAMSDDGVDLKTVNVTATIPIVVKKDTVEFDAKSIKVRENAVVEDLLQKVPGIEVAKDGSIKAQGETVTKVKVDGKEFFGNDPLLATKNLPADMVDKIQVIDELSEQAQFTGIDDGTRNKILNITTKNGMKHGYFGNSTVGYGSNDRYDASLNVNKFDDDRQISFIGQFNNVNKQNFGQGGGVGNGFGGGGGGRGGFGGGGGGNSGGGGGGITTTNAAGLNFADTYKDGTQFQASYFFNKSTADIIQDSHIQNLFGGSTTDVTQNLNNTTDRTNHRFNFMVDTKINPSLSIKIQPNLAYTETDGNNFNSYTRILSDGSTIGEQRNTTTAATPTISNNLLVRKSFKRRGRTLSLNVNTSINDNDGTNQNYRLDHITENGVKRDSLTNQLNNTNSHAISNTTRVVYTEPLNKTLSVEFNYQNGYSNSDSQRDVFNYNPLTLQFDLVDNTFSNIYNNRTLTNAAGFSFTTTEKKYNWNIGVAAQQTNRVNTNLTTGLKRTQNFINITPSAQFRYNFSNRKRLFINYRGSTTQPSIDQIQPIPDNTNSQTRYVGNPDLKPSFNNQLRINFNNFNIESGRFFFAGLNLTQTFNSIGNTVVPIGGGLQQVSYINVNGVYAGNANATWSLPLMAERKLTLNISGNGSYSRNVNFIAPNASTQLVKNVTNSYTISNGYKLVTNVDKFDLTGGITGSYTNSTFSAQQSANTQYYTINPSFNVSYVFPANIRLAMDIDYFRNFGGGDLYNQEYTIINPYISRQFFKNRATFKFSVNDALNQNTGISRTTSGTSITDLNYNVLKRYYMFSFTYSLTRIGGRNMSGDMQMPGQGGDGGRRIRM
- a CDS encoding FeoA family protein encodes the protein MKLSHLKVGEKGTIVAFTDLDMSVKLMEMGCLPGEEIEVERFAPLGDPMAIRVAGYQLCLRKSEADVIIIQ